In the genome of Rutidosis leptorrhynchoides isolate AG116_Rl617_1_P2 unplaced genomic scaffold, CSIRO_AGI_Rlap_v1 contig98, whole genome shotgun sequence, one region contains:
- the LOC139885518 gene encoding probable ubiquitin-conjugating enzyme E2 16, with amino-acid sequence MTSSSSTTSSRKLALSKIACNRLQKELVEWQVNPPSGFKRKDSDDIQRWVIEVIGAPGTIYANEIYKLQVDFPENYPMEAPQVIFLNPAPLHPHIYSNGHICLDILYDSWSPAMTVSSICISILSMLSSSTVKQRPEDNDRYVRNCKNGRSPKETRWWFHDDKV; translated from the exons ATGACCAGTTCTTCCTCTACAACATCATCGCGTAAGCTG GCTTTGAGTAAGATTGCTTGTAATCGGCTTCAAAAGGAGCTTGTTGAGTGGCAGGTCAACCCTCCATCTGGATTCAAACGAAAGGATTCCGATGATATCCAGAG GTGGGTAATTGAAGTGATCGGAGCTCCGGGAACTATCTATGCCAATGAAATCTACAAACTCCAGGTCGATTTTCCCGAGAATTACCCTATGGAAGCCCCTCAG GTCATCTTTCTTAATCCAGCTCCGTTGCATCCTCATATATACAGTAATGGCCACATCTGCTTAG ATATTTTGTATGATTCATGGTCCCCTGCCATGACTGTTAGCTCTATTTGTATTAGCATTCTCTCAATGCTTTCAAGCTCGACAGTAAAG CAACGTCCCGAAGACAACGATCGATATGTAAGGAACTGCAAAAATGGCAGATCTCCAAAGGAGACCAGATGGTGGTTCCATGACGACAAAGTATGA